The Quercus robur chromosome 7, dhQueRobu3.1, whole genome shotgun sequence genome has a segment encoding these proteins:
- the LOC126692066 gene encoding uncharacterized protein LOC126692066, with protein sequence MMAQKHLLHELLKEDQEPFQLKNYIADRRCQLKSSSPNTHLQVKKRKPISETPSFPGNFCKNACFFTFQDSPDLRKPKSPLFEFSSPAKSPCRTPNAIFLHIPARTAALLLDAALRIQKHSSSSSSASASKSKTQNKNYGFGLFGSILKRLTNRSKKREIESGDGVKVVSVKDILRWDSSGVGHRKSSSNESMKMQKQMVALEDNKSASSELSLSHSCSCNGRPSSAVWSESNEDKSLDLDSSISSQSVDLEVIEFLTKQRPETDFACCDKHFCESPFRFVLQRSPSSSSGRRTPEFQSPAASPSRHKNEEKETSGAENLKKFQEVEEEEDKEQCSPVSVLDPVFEDDDDGHDVEDDDEDKDYGYDHECSFAIVQRAKKQLLHKLRRFEKLAELDPIELEKRMLEDEQDDDYDNNIYDLNEEEDCEDGMETSHMETNVDGFLTEVLSKSNIHSLRRIPEDMKRLVSDLIVEEGREQNAFDNREEVVSRVCKRLESWKEVDSNTIDMMVEQDFRRELDRWKLDQEQVGQTALEIELAIFGLLVQELSDELVCFS encoded by the exons ATGATGGCTCAAAAGCACTTATTACACGAGCTACTGAAAGAAGACCAAGAACCGTTCCAACTCAAGAACTACATTGCTGACAGACGCTGCCAACTCAAAAGCTCTTCACCAAATACACATTTACAAGTCAAGAAACGAAAACCCATCTCAGAAACTCCAAGCTTTCCTGGGAATTTTTGCAAAAACGCTTGCTTTTTCACTTTCCAAGactcaccagacctcagaaaaCCGAAATCTCCACTCTTTGAATTCTCATCTCCAGCTAAAAGTCCCTGCAGGACCCCAAATGCCATTTTTCTTCACATTCCTGCTAGAACTGCAGCTCTTCTTCTTGACGCCGCTTTGAGAATTCAGAAacattcatcatcatcatcatcagcttCAGCTTCAAAGTCCAAAACCCAGAACAAAAACTACGGGTTTGGTCTATTTGGTTCAATATTAAAGAGACTAACAAATCGTAGCAAAAAGCGTGAAATTGAAAGTGGTGATGGGGTTAAGGTTGTTTCAGTAAAAGACATTCTGAGGTGGGACTCATCAGGTGTTGGACACAGAAAAAGTAGTTCCAATGAGAGCATGAAAATGCAGAAACAAATGGTGGCTTTGGAGGACAACAAAAGTGCTAGCAGTGAGTTAAGTTTAAGCCATTCTTGTTCTTGTAATGGTAGGCCTAGCAGTGCTGTTTGGTCGGAAAGCAATGAAGACAAGTCTTTGGATTTGGATTCTTCTATTAGTAGCCAATCTGTGGACTTAGAAGTTATTGAATTCTTAACCAAACAGAGACCAGAAACAGACTTTGCTTGCTGTGATAAGCACTTTTGTGAAAGTCCTTTTCGTTTTGTGCTTCAAAGGAGCCCTTCTTCCTCCTCCGGTCGCCGGACGCCGGAGTTCCAGTCGCCGGCGGCATCCCCTAGTCGCCACAAAAATGAG GAAAAAGAGACTAGTGGAGctgagaatttaaaaaaattccaagaaGTTGAAGAGGAGGAAGATAAGGAACAGTGCAGTCCAGTCTCTGTATTGGATCCTGTATTCGAGGACGATGACGATGGTCATGATGTTGAAGATGATGACGAGGACAAGGACTACGGTTATGATCATGAATGCAGCTTTGCCATTGTACAGA GAGCAAAGAAGCAGCTATTGCACAAGCTTCGTAGATTTGAGAAATTGGCAGAATTAGATCCAATTGAACTTGAGAAAAGAATGTTGGAAGATGAACAAGATGATGACTATGATAACAATATTTATGACCTCAACGAAGAAGAGGACTGTGAAGATGGGATGGAAACATCACATATGGAAACAAATGTTGATGGCTTTCTTACAGAAGTGCTCAGTAAATCAAACATCCATAGTTTACGCCGAATCCCAGAAGATATGAAGAGATTGGTTTCAGATCTCATTGTTGAGGAAGGAAGAGAACAGAATGCCTTTGACAACAGAGAAGAGGTGGTGAGTAGGGTATGTAAGAGGTTGGAATCATGGAAAGAGGTAGACTCTAACACCATTGATATGATGGTGGAGCAAGATTTCAGAAGAGAGCTAGATAGGTGGAAGCTAGACCAGGAGCAGGTGGGACAGACAGCATTAGAGATTGAGCTAGCTATCTTTGGATTATTGGTGCAGGAACTGTCAGATGAACTAGTTTGTTTCAGTTGA